CGTTCCAACCACGTACCGCCACAAGTCGCGTGAAGGTCTTTTTAATCGCAGTTCAGATTCAGCCTTGAGATTCAGCCCAGTTTGTGCGCTGGAGGAGTCCTTGAAAAAATAGACCTCTCCGAAGCAACCGTACTCCGGTGGTGGCAACCCAAGCATTGACTCGGATATATAGTAACACCCAACAttccgcaacaacaaaaagaaaccaaacgTGTAAATTActatgtttgtttattaatctCTATAATATTTGTTGTCCACAGTTAAACTTTGAAGTGTATCGTTTCCTGTTTCTGCCAACCAGTCTCGTTGCTGTTCTTTGCTTTCCTAATATTTGTTCTTGTACCACCAGTTCGATCTACACACATGCAAACATAACAGATTAAACATGATTGGCGCGTGCCTTTTAAACTTTAGAATGTACAACCCCCGTGGGAAGTGGGGGAATTCGATTGATCAACAAACGGAAACAATTGCAACTAGCAACCAACCGGTTCGGTAGCAGCGTCCTGCCCGTGTACCGTCTTACCAAATGGCGTGTGCTTTTTCAGTTCACACATCGCATTGGAATGTAAtgtagaaggaaaaaaaacatcaacaaccacacacacacatacatacataacAATACGAGAggtgaaaaacgaaaatacGTTACGAAAATCTTAGGCTAAGCTCGAAAGAATCACAATCTTAATGACGGCTGGGCCGCATCGGAGGTGGCATCATCCTCCACTCCGTTCTTCCTCCGTTCTGCTCTCGGTTCCTGTTTAGGATGGCGGCACCCAACCACCGAACCGTCGTTCTAGTTCTTTGGCCACGGCAAAGATGAGATGATCCTGTCCAGGTGCAGCGACAATCTACGAAAGGATATTGGTATCGTTAACATCATCAACAAAAGGACATTAGAACGGGGATTTGAGTGGCCGGTACAGTACCTGTACACCGATCGGTAGCTTCTCACGATCAAACCCGACCATGCAGGAGGCGGCCGGCAAACCGACGGTGTTAAACACCATCATGTAGGTCGTGTCGACCAGCTTGTGAAAGATGCGATAGTGGCGGTGGGCCGTGTTCGGGAACCCGGGATAGATAAACACCCCGTCCGTGCCGAGCAGATCGATAAAGTCTTTGCGCAGCTTCTCCGTCTGGCTGTCGAGAAAGTCGAGCCGGGACTGGGGAATGTAGTTGTTCACGATGTGCTGCATCGGCCCGATCATGACCGAGGGCAGATCGGACTTGGACATGCCGAGCAGATACCTGAACAGCTCCCGCTTGATCGTCGTGTCCGGTTTGCCGTTCGCCTGCGGGCTGTAAATCGTTTCCACGTTCTTCATGCGCAGCATCTTGCACACGGAAATGTCCAGCGTCCAGCGCAGCCGTTTGAGGTTGACGCGTTGCGCGTTCAGGTGTGCGGCCACATCCCGGATCGCGTGCACAATGTCGGGATCGATCGGTCGCGTCAAACCGGACGGTCCGTCGTTCTCCATGTAGTAACACTTGACCGCACCGAGCGGTACCGGTTTGTCCAGCGTGACGGGGGCACCATCCGGGTCACGCATCGCttccagcagcagtggcaaaTCTTCCGCGTACCGGGTCATGGCGCCGGGGGTGAAAAAGCTTCCCCAGTTTTCATCGTCACAGGACGGATGATGTCCGTACGGCGACACTACGTACGGGGACGGTTTGTGCCCAAACACCCCGGTAAACATTGCGGGCAATCGGGAGGATCCGGCAATATCGGTCGTCACACCC
Above is a genomic segment from Anopheles stephensi strain Indian unplaced genomic scaffold, UCI_ANSTEP_V1.0 ucontig63, whole genome shotgun sequence containing:
- the LOC118517198 gene encoding fatty-acid amide hydrolase 2-B-like isoform X1, with the protein product MKIEPDSSTMSSPLKALVEFLRLIYAKCYRKVVRECNQQMSFAIRRLLRAAMCVFSWFVMPYSQCVSSRIERRKLPPIDNPLLLLSATVLADRIRKGEVRSEDVVRAYVHRCQQVNPLLNAIVEDRFEAALEEAREIDRLLAKGALGTVEELARTKPLLGLPVSIKESLAVEGMSNTAGRLLAEKKVALSDAPVVRQIKRAGAIVLLVSNTPELCLCWETYNQCTGLTRNPYNLQRTAGGSSGGEAALISSAGSLMGVTTDIAGSSRLPAMFTGVFGHKPSPYVVSPYGHHPSCDDENWGSFFTPGAMTRYAEDLPLLLEAMRDPDGAPVTLDKPVPLGAVKCYYMENDGPSGLTRPIDPDIVHAIRDVAAHLNAQRVNLKRLRWTLDISVCKMLRMKNVETIYSPQANGKPDTTIKRELFRYLLGMSKSDLPSVMIGPMQHIVNNYIPQSRLDFLDSQTEKLRKDFIDLLGTDGVFIYPGFPNTAHRHYRIFHKLVDTTYMMVFNTVGLPAASCMVGFDREKLPIGVQIVAAPGQDHLIFAVAKELERRFGGWVPPS
- the LOC118517198 gene encoding fatty-acid amide hydrolase 2-B-like isoform X2; translated protein: MSFAIRRLLRAAMCVFSWFVMPYSQCVSSRIERRKLPPIDNPLLLLSATVLADRIRKGEVRSEDVVRAYVHRCQQVNPLLNAIVEDRFEAALEEAREIDRLLAKGALGTVEELARTKPLLGLPVSIKESLAVEGMSNTAGRLLAEKKVALSDAPVVRQIKRAGAIVLLVSNTPELCLCWETYNQCTGLTRNPYNLQRTAGGSSGGEAALISSAGSLMGVTTDIAGSSRLPAMFTGVFGHKPSPYVVSPYGHHPSCDDENWGSFFTPGAMTRYAEDLPLLLEAMRDPDGAPVTLDKPVPLGAVKCYYMENDGPSGLTRPIDPDIVHAIRDVAAHLNAQRVNLKRLRWTLDISVCKMLRMKNVETIYSPQANGKPDTTIKRELFRYLLGMSKSDLPSVMIGPMQHIVNNYIPQSRLDFLDSQTEKLRKDFIDLLGTDGVFIYPGFPNTAHRHYRIFHKLVDTTYMMVFNTVGLPAASCMVGFDREKLPIGVQIVAAPGQDHLIFAVAKELERRFGGWVPPS
- the LOC118517198 gene encoding fatty-acid amide hydrolase 2-B-like isoform X3, coding for MPSERIAARVLAQMSFAIRRLLRAAMCVFSWFVMPYSQCVSSRIERRKLPPIDNPLLLLSATVLADRIRKGEVRSEDVVRAYVHRCQQVNPLLNAIVEDRFEAALEEAREIDRLLAKGALGTVEELARTKPLLGLPVSIKESLAVEGMSNTAGRLLAEKKVALSDAPVVRQIKRAGAIVLLVSNTPELCLCWETYNQCTGLTRNPYNLQRTAGGSSGGEAALISSAGSLMGVTTDIAGSSRLPAMFTGVFGHKPSPYVVSPYGHHPSCDDENWGSFFTPGAMTRYAEDLPLLLEAMRDPDGAPVTLDKPVPLGAVKCYYMENDGPSGLTRPIDPDIVHAIRDVAAHLNAQRVNLKRLRWTLDISVCKMLRMKNVETIYSPQANGKPDTTIKRELFRYLLGMSKSDLPSVMIGPMQHIVNNYIPQSRLDFLDSQTEKLRKDFIDLLGTDGVFIYPGFPNTAHRHYRIFHKLVDTTYMMVFNTVGLPAASCMVGFDREKLPIGVQIVAAPGQDHLIFAVAKELERRFGGWVPPS